A part of Neodiprion pinetum isolate iyNeoPine1 chromosome 4, iyNeoPine1.2, whole genome shotgun sequence genomic DNA contains:
- the LOC138190327 gene encoding uncharacterized protein, whose product MGISKIRVCVQIRRYDLLEGENDKLQTILQQVTLEPELTFDDLRLALFCLVGIEDDGSRVLKIRRHDNNLIPVSTLLNGSSKDKPFIVDVVRIHQYCLPKERSIPPGYVEALSLKLNNLEKRMILVENELPELEALRIAAIEDAASQLGSCVNFLDRRLDELAPPHWKAQIGSSI is encoded by the exons atgggaATTAGTAAAATTAGAGTTTGCGTTCAAATTCGCAGATACGATCTACTCG AAGGAGAAAATGACAAACTACAAACTATTTTGCAGCAAGTTACTTTAGAGCCAGAACTAACATTCGACGATCTCAGGCTTGCCCTGTTCTGTTTGGTTGGCATTGAAGATGATGGCAGTAGAGTATTGAAAATCAGAAGACATGACAATAATCTAATACCAGTTTCCACTTTGCTTAATGGTTCCTCAAAGGATAA GCCATTCATTGTGGACGTTGTTCGCATTCATCAATACT GCCTACCTAAAGAACGAAGTATTCCACCTGGGTATGTAGAAGCTCTGTCATTGAAGCTGAACAATCTTGAGAAAAGA ATGATTTTGGTCGAAAATGAATTACCAGAGTTAGAGGCTCTGCGAATCGCTGCGATAGAGGATGCAGCATCTCAATTAGGCAGTTGCGTTAACTTTTTGGACCGCAGACTAGATGAGCTAGCTCCCCCTCATTGGAAAGCACAGATTGGATCAAGCatttaa
- the LOC124217577 gene encoding condensin-2 complex subunit H2-like, translating to METLLKPAKLLAEWDSNFAQSLEKYFLLLKATQSVNFGEAALVIQNSANVYARRVEYLQNETDALNQSLVIHNNGTNGEEITAKKKKYQKSSNVIDFNDFESLELSNQIGKSNNLKEGAQKPLKLLTRRFTQLESNLAQLSSPIEILSTQGEIIGNKYDFRCNQQLTKNCMLVDELTPDDFGQPSLTASPNYQTPANDTSNIQLDSAYSSMLDNNEIVESTECRNSEEIERTVTDSCATKNIDESYNIPNDADAGYTSDDTQDAVEPELTSTKTPESTQAKDNSNQQILEPIPFENGIPDPLPKRRTQFKLPCHISLLKSKSRKRKNLSENKKREHLTKFLLDRYELVHKKLKVDSPTRQLFAPMKKEEFEEFQKSFDQYLKNMRGCETDNYEAVTSSLTRELLGFQRNFGKRDPLTERFTYTADDSITNSSMIIEPESDLSSVPESFTTPPPTPESANHGHNYRELVEQRIKQIGEETREQSDLEQRVAEWHRSLRPKLVAAERRPAFHMHEYSSRIIEALETASNKKLPFGNLIQNQSTPEVARYFLASLQLANSYDIAINATADSGCGIELKLLEQERHPQTFDPNENIDRLPISEITNECTMLRISTS from the exons ATGGAAACCCTTCTGAAGCCGGCAAAGCTGCTTGCTGAGTGGGATTCTAACTTTGCGCAG aGCCTGGAAAAGTATTTCCTTTTACTTAAGGCAACACAGAGTGTGAACTTTGGAGAGGCTGCTCTAGTTATACAAAACTCTGCTAATGTATATGCACGTCGAGTTGAATACCTACAGAATGAGACAGATGCACTTAATCAATCTCTCGTCATACACAA CAATGGGACAAATGGAGAAGAAATAacggcaaagaaaaaaaagtatcaaaaaTCCAGTAATGTGAtcgatttcaatgattttgaatcattggaattatcaaatcaaattgGGAAATCCAATAACTTGAAAGAAGGTGCACAAAAGCCTTTGAAGCTGCTCACCCGCCGATTCACCCAACTTGAAAGCAATTTAGCTCAGTTATCATCGCCCATTGAAATACTTAGCACTCAAGGTGAAATTATAGGAAATAAATATGACTTCCG GTGTAACCAACAATTGACTAAAAACTGCATGCTAGTTGATGAACTCACGCCAGACG ATTTTGGTCAGCCGTCTCTCACAGCTAGTCCTAACTACCAGACCCCAGCCAATGATACTTCCAACATACAGCTTGATTCTGCATACAGTTCGATGTTGGATAACAATGAAATAGTTGAAAGTACTGAATGTAGAAATTCAGAAGAAATAGAACGTACTGTCACTGACTCTTGTGCTACCAAAAATATTGACGAAAGTTATAACATTCCTAACGATGCTGATGCTGGCTACACCTCAGATGATACTCAAGATGCTGTTGAGCCAGAATTAACAAG TACCAAAACGCCAGAATCCACACAGGCTAAGGATAATTCAAATCAACAAATTCTAGAGCCAATACCATTTGAGAATGGTATTCCTGATCCACTTCCTAAGCGTAGGACTCAATTTAAACTGCCATGCCACATATCTTTACTCAAGTCAAAATCg CGAAAGcggaaaaatttatcagaaaataaGAAACGTGAACATCTGACAAAATTCTTGCTGGATAGGTATGAGCTAGTACACAAGAAGCTGAAAGTTGATTCTCCTACAAGACAACTATTCGCACCTATGAAGAAAG AGGAGTTTGAAGAGTTCCAAAAATCGTTCGACCAATACCTCAAAAACATGCGGGGTTGTGAAACAGATAATTACGAGGCGGTGACCAGCAGCCTGACTAGGGAACTTTTGGGCTTTCAGCGAAATTTTGGCAAGCGAGACCCATTAACAGAAAGATTTACTTACACAGCTGATGATTCCATTACGAATTCTTCGATGATAATTGAGCCTGAGTCAGATCTGTCCAGTGTACCAGAATCGTTCACCACACCTCCACCTACTCCAGAGTCAGCTAATCATGGACACAATTATAGGGAACTTGTTGAGCAGCGAATCAAACAGATCGGTGAAGAGACCAGGGAGCAGTCTGACCTGGAACAAAGAGTAGCTGAATGGCACAGATCGTTGAGACCAAAACTGGTTGCAGCAGAACGAAGGCCAGCATTTCACATGCACGAATACAGTTCGCGAATAATCGAGGCTCTCGAGACTGCAAGCAACAAAAAATTGCCTTTCGgtaatttaattcaaaatcaATCTACGCCTGAAGTTGCTAGATACTTTTTAGCTTCCTTACAACTG GCCAATAGTTACGATATTGCAATAAATGCAACTGCGGATTCTGGTTGTGGTATAGAACTGAAACTATTGGAGCAAGAAAGACATCCTCAAACTTTTGACCCGAACGAAAATATTGATAGGTTACCAATATCCGAGATTACTAATGAGTGTACTATGCTAAGGATAAGTACGTCATAG